The Arachis hypogaea cultivar Tifrunner chromosome 19, arahy.Tifrunner.gnm2.J5K5, whole genome shotgun sequence genome has a window encoding:
- the LOC114925928 gene encoding serine/threonine-protein phosphatase 7 long form homolog, whose translation MVEQLLGVRPPVAAQQAAQRKESFTLKLVWLRDRVCQMPPTDDPETLRQYARCYIMLLIGGYLLTDKSNNLVHVRWLLLLRDFGECRMLSWGSAVLAWTYQSLCLVAQRDVTDIADCTPLLMNWIYQRFSQWCPPNRGVYQYLLAARLVELQQQSRDQHQDRVLY comes from the exons ATGGTTGAGCAACTGCTTGGTGTCAGGCCTCCGGTAGCGGCACAGCAGGCTGCGCAGAGGAAGGAGTCGTTCACGCTAAAGCTGGTTTGGTTGCGTGATCGTGTCTGCCAAATGCCCCCGACCGACGATCCTGAGACCCTCCGACAGTATGCCCGATGCTATATTATGTTACTGATTGGAGGGTATCTATTGACAGACAAGTCCAACAACCTGGTTCACGTACGGTGGCTACTGCTTCTCCGGGACTTCGGGGAGTGTAGGATGTTATCTTGGGGTTCTGCTGTGCTGGCCTGGACTTACCAGTCACTCTGTTTGGTGGCACAGCGGGACGTCACGGACATCGCCGATTGTACTCCGCTGTTGATGAATTGGATTTACCAGAGATTTTCTCAGTGGTGTCCACCAAATAGAGGAGTCTACCAGTATCTGTTAGCTGCGAG GTTGGTTGAATTGCAGCAGCAGAGTAGAGATCAACATCAGGACAGGGTCCTGTACTAG